One segment of Polaribacter huanghezhanensis DNA contains the following:
- a CDS encoding glycosyltransferase family 4 protein, with protein MMKVLFVVDFETSINIIKTQLELILQLKRKKDVVPFVLGKISDETKRILTSENIKYKILFPTKKIDFNYIKEIKGLLKDENFDVVQFFNGKPARSFLFAVKNHKPKTVLFMGSISLHWHDPSAYLTFLSPKMDKITCNSKYVFEHVKKQLLSKNKSKAVLVYEGYSSSWFKDVKAFDYTTLNIPKDAIKVCFVGNHRKVKGTKYFLESSYHLNSTKEIHYILIGNKTNIPSLYKIAKSSPNVTKIHFLGLRNDAVSLIKGADIYAQTSLSEGFGRAISEAMCVEKPIVMTNAGGCTELIDESCGIVVPLKDGEAIGKAISTLANNDTLRIEMGKNAKIRIDTVINTEKTTEETYQVYAGLLKD; from the coding sequence CATTCTTCAATTAAAAAGGAAGAAAGATGTTGTGCCTTTTGTATTGGGTAAAATTAGCGATGAAACAAAGCGTATTTTAACTTCTGAAAACATCAAATACAAAATCTTATTTCCAACAAAAAAAATTGATTTTAACTATATTAAAGAAATAAAAGGTTTACTAAAAGATGAAAATTTTGATGTAGTCCAATTTTTTAATGGAAAACCTGCAAGAAGTTTTTTATTTGCTGTAAAAAATCACAAACCAAAAACAGTGCTTTTCATGGGTTCAATAAGTTTGCATTGGCATGATCCATCTGCATATTTAACCTTTTTAAGTCCTAAAATGGATAAAATTACGTGCAATAGTAAATATGTTTTTGAGCATGTAAAAAAACAACTTTTAAGCAAAAATAAAAGTAAAGCAGTACTAGTTTATGAAGGATATTCTTCTTCTTGGTTTAAAGATGTAAAAGCTTTTGATTATACAACATTAAATATTCCAAAAGATGCAATTAAGGTTTGTTTTGTTGGTAATCATAGAAAAGTAAAAGGGACTAAATATTTTTTAGAATCTTCTTATCATTTAAATTCAACGAAAGAAATTCATTATATACTTATAGGCAATAAAACGAACATTCCTAGTTTGTATAAAATTGCAAAATCGAGTCCAAATGTTACTAAAATTCATTTCTTAGGATTAAGAAACGACGCGGTTTCTCTAATCAAAGGCGCAGACATTTATGCACAGACTTCTTTAAGCGAAGGTTTTGGTAGAGCAATTAGTGAAGCAATGTGTGTAGAAAAACCTATTGTAATGACCAATGCTGGTGGTTGTACAGAATTGATTGATGAAAGTTGCGGAATTGTTGTTCCTCTTAAAGATGGAGAAGCAATTGGAAAAGCAATTTCTACTTTAGCCAACAATGATACTTTACGAATTGAAATGGGGAAAAATGCAAAAATTAGAATTGATACTGTTATCAATACTGAAAAAACGACTGAAGAAACGTATCAAGTGTATGCCGGTTTGCTAAAAGATTAA